A stretch of the Arachis stenosperma cultivar V10309 chromosome 6, arast.V10309.gnm1.PFL2, whole genome shotgun sequence genome encodes the following:
- the LOC130935653 gene encoding peroxisome biogenesis protein 12 translates to MLFQVGGQGSRPTFFEMAAAQQLPASLRAALTYSLGVFALRRPFLHRLLDYEHESFALLMLILETHSLRTTDASFAESLYGLRRRPVNVALKIDASTVSPNSDDAAPNSGLQRRQKVLSVVFLVVLPYLKSKLHSIYNKEREARLQATLWGDDQNEGFDATLGFEESRRTLDSDANASIRERVRKRVQKIVGFCYPWLHATTEGLQFAYQLLYLLDATGYYSFALHALGIQVCRATGQEMMDTSSRISKIRSRERERLRGPQWLKTLQGALLSCMYTVLDYAQTGLIAAVFFFKMMEWWYQSAEERMSAPTVYPPPPPPPPPKVAKEGIPLPSDRTICPLCSQKRANPSVVTISGFVFCYACIFKYITQYKRCPVTLMPATVEQIRRLFHDV, encoded by the exons ATGCTGTTTCAGGTGGGGGGCCAAGGCAGCCGCCCCACGTTCTTCGAGATGGCGGCGGCCCAGCAGCTCCCCGCCAGCCTACGCGCCGCCCTCACTTACTCTTTGGGAGTCTTCGCCCTCCGCCGCCCCTTCCTCCACCGCCTCCTCGACTACGAACATGAATCCTTCGCCCTCCTCATGCTCATCCTCGAAACTCACAGCTTGCGAACCACAGATGCTTCCTTTGCTGAATCTCTCTACGGTCTCCGAAGAAGACCCGTCAATGTTGCCCTCAAGATTGATGCTTCCACCGTTTCCCCCAATTCCGATGACGCTGCTCCCAATTCAGGTTTACAAAGGCGCCAGAAAGTTCTCTCTGTTGTTTTTCTG GTTGTGTTGCCCTATTTGAAGTCTAAGTTGCATTCAATCTACAACAAAGAAAGGGAAGCTAGGCTGCAGGCTACCCTCTGGGGTGATGATCAAAATGAAGGCTTTGATGCCACCCTCGGCTTCGAAGAGTCGAGGAGAACATTGGATTCTGATGCCAATGCATCTATTAGGGAGCGCGTCAGGAAGAGAGTTCAAAAGATTGTGGGGTTTTGCTACCCTTGGCTACATGCTACTACAGAGG GTTTGCAATTTGCTTACCAGCTATTATACCTTTTGGATGCCACTGGATACTACTCATTTGCGTTGCATGCACTTGGGATACAAGTGTGCCGAGCTACAGGGCAAGAGATG ATGGATACCTCTTCAAGAATTTCAAAGATACGTAGCCGAGAACGTGAGAGACTTCGTGGTCCTCAATGGTTGAAG ACCTTGCAAGGAGCACTGCTCAGCTGTATGTACACTGTACTGGATTATGCGCAAACTGGTTTGATTGCAGCTGTGTTCTTCTTTAAA ATGATGGAATGGTGGTATCAGTCAGCCGAGGAGCGAATGTCAGCCCCGACAGTATATCCTCCAccccctcctcctcctcctccaaaG GTAGCGAAAGAGGGAATCCCGCTGCCATCTGACAGAACAATTTGCCCCTTGTGCTCACAGAAGCGTGCAAATCCATCTGTAGTTACAATTTCGGGCTTTGTCTTTTGCTATGCTTGCATATTTAAGTATATTACACAG TATAAGCGTTGCCCAGTTACGCTGATGCCTGCAACAGTTGAGCAGATAAGGAGACTATTTCATGATGTCTAG
- the LOC130933060 gene encoding uncharacterized protein LOC130933060, with protein sequence MEAVNQKSLERAVSMRALQMGNSFPCMVCVVGFLFGVCLASFILAALTSTGTFQLGIGRFSFSMLNLTFHSDSLSHSNNTINCNVNAKGTQRLTDFQSRKDKENEDSVSMLYSGWSCVLTKSESEANECLHKLGISRSILPYAPHLEDCKARTQLFERLDKRTGNENFPQWTSWKGFLDMHHVATTSDQTQNFRHQAVTKGAYPPWIAGSDEENYPLTRKVQRDIWIHQHPLNCSNPDVKFLVADWEKLPGFGIGAQFAGMSGLLAIAINEGRVLVTKYYNRADHGGCKGSSRSSWSCYFFPEASLECRQRALELMKSEDAWSKGILTAKENYTSKHIWAGPTPRIWGEPWKYLQPTTDINGSLITSHRKMDMRWWRAQAVRYLMRFPTEYTCSLLNEARHAAFGKLAAKMVHEGLAGDWTKGSNNKPRSEIDEYVWSNHKPWVPRPLLSMHVRMGDKACEMKVVEFEEYMHLADRIRRHFPNLNNIWLSTEMQEVIDKTKEYSHWNFHYTKVRRQDRMNVSMAEYEASLGRETSTNYPLVNFLMAADSDFFIGALGSSWCFLIDGMRNTGGKVMAGYLSVNKDRFW encoded by the exons ATGGAGGCAGTGAATCAGAAATCTCTTGAGAGAGCGGTTTCAATGAGAGCCTTGCAAATGGGAAACTCATTTCCATGTATGGTTTGTGTTGTTGGATTCCTCTTTGGAGTGTGCCTTGCCTCTTTCATCTTGGCTGCTCTTACTTCCACTGGAACCTTTCAGCTTGGCATTGGTCGCTTCTCATTCTCAATGCTTAATTTAACATTCCATTCTGACTCTCTTTCTCACTCTAATAATACCATAA ACTGCAATGTTAATGCTAAGGGAACACAGAGGCTAACAGATTTCCAGAgcagaaaagataaagaaaatgaGGATAGTGTCTCTATGCTTTATTCAGGGTGGAGTTGTGTGTTAACTAAATCTGAAAGTGAGGCAAATGAGTGCTTGCACAAACTTGGAATCAGTAGGTCCATTTTGCCTTATGCCCCACATTTGGAAGACTGCAAAGCCAGGACACAGCTATTCGAACGTCTCGATAAGCGAACAGGAAATGAGAACTTCCCTCAATGGACAAGTTGGAAAGGATTTTTGGACATGCACCATGTTGCTACAACCAGTGACCAGACTCAAAATTTCAGGCATCAAGCTGTAACTAAGGGTGCTTATCCACCTTGG ATTGCAGGATCTGATGAAGAAAATTACCCATTGACTAGGAAAGTGCAACGTGACATATGGATCCATCAGCATCCCTTAAACTGCAGCAATCCGGATGTCAAGTTCCTTGTAGCTGACTGGGAAAAATTACCAGGATTCGGCATTGGTGCTCAGTTTGCTGGAATGAGTGGACTCCTTGCTATTGCAATCAATGAAGGCAGAGTTCTTGTAACTAAATATTACAATAGAGCTGACCATGGTGGCTGCAAAG GGTCTTCCCGGTCTAGTTGGAGTTGTTACTTCTTTCCAGAAGCCTCCCTAGAGTGTCGTCAACGAGCATTAGAACTAATGAAAAGCGAAGATGCTTGGAGTAAAGGAATTTTGACTGCAAAAGAAAATTACACATCAAAGCATATATGGGCAGGGCCAACTCCTAG AATATGGGGTGAACCGTGGAAGTATCTGCAACCAACAACTGATATAAATGGCAGCTTGATTACTTCACATAGAAAGATGGATATGCGGTGGTGGAGGGCACAG GCTGTGCGTTACTTAATGAGGTTCCCAACTGAGTACACATGCAGCCTATTGAATGAAGCTCGACATGCTGCATTCGGAAAATTAGCTGCGAAAATGGTGCATGAAGGTCTTGCTGGAGACTGGACAAAG GGAAGTAATAATAAGCCAAGATCTGAAATTGATGAATATGTGTGGTCCAATCACAAGCCATGGGTTCCTAGGCCTCTTCTAAGCATGCATGTAAGGATGGGAGACAAAGCATGTGAAATGAAAGTGGTTGAATTTGAAGAATACATGCATCTTGCTGATAGGATTAGGAGGCACTTCCCAAACCTCAACAACATTTGGCTCTCCACTGAGATGCAG GAAGTCATTGACAAAACCAAAGAATATTCTCATTGGAACTTTCACTATACAAAGGTAAGACGCCAAGACAGGATGAATGTGTCAATGGCTGAGTATGAAGCCAGCCTTGGGAGGGAGACCAGCACCAATTACCCACTGGTTAATTTCCTCATGGCTGCTGACTCTGATTTCTTCATTGGAGCATTGGGTTCTTCATGGTGCTTCCTCATAGATGGTATGAGAAATACTGGGGGGAAGGTAATGGCTGGCTATTTGAGCGTTAACAAAGACAGATTTTGGTAG
- the LOC130935652 gene encoding uncharacterized protein LOC130935652 isoform X1 — protein sequence MMRCFLPTCFGSCKRSKRSNPTATQSLHSKIELQYELLNPSAEAAHASTPTKDEEERLGRRGEKKDERQGEGEGEQEFSESLFSLSIGSAKQISAAQNADTTEVNSPMQQQQLLLGVRDEDSEALGSSTPTVREKVQGNSSKPAGFFSSDKEADIEKPAEQQNCIAREEGGDVNGIQEESSESLFSLSTDYRKPISSAEIAETEVNSLRQDKKEETQERVHDVSSVLNPIENVDTQGRVAKSTLLKSLKNNDKENINNSAVEDIAISLSPEPNMKLSKRKARQKANDNKLEIGVDTSLSSWLVEPEGTPVSVNNSSVGEQTPKGGRGSSWSNEDRPILGALTIEEIRMHSLSRSSRRTRSKSPDETPIIGTVGSYWTHTGQDMESSLNNSGRKRVVVLQDAKLKSSSSTCKTRLERAFEESVCEV from the exons ATGATGAGGTGCTTTCTACCTACTTGTTTTGGTTCTTGCAAACGCTCTAAACGCTCCAATCCAACTGCTACACAGTCCCTTCATTCCAA AATCGAATTGCAATATGAATTATTGAATCCAAGTGCTGAAGCAGCTCATGCGTCAACACCTACCAAGGATGAAGAAGAGAGACTTGGAAGAAGAGGTGAGAAGAAAGATGAACGccaaggagaaggagaaggagaacaAGAGTTTTCGGAGTCGTTGTTTTCTCTCTCCATTGGCTCCGCTAAACAGATTTCTGCTGCTCAAAATGCTGACACTACTGAAGTTAACAGTCCAATGCAGCAGCAACAACTTCTTCTTGGAGTTAGAGACGAGGATTCTGAAGCATTAGGATCAAGCACACCAACTGTTCGGGAAAAGGTTCAAGGGAACTCGTCCAAGCCGGCTGGATTCTTTTCATCCGACAAGGAAGCAGACATAGAAAAACCTGCTGAGCAACAAAATTGCATTGCCAGAGAAGAAGGTGGTGATGTCAATGGAATTCAAGAAGAGTCTTCAGAGTCGTTGTTTTCGCTGTCGACTGATTATAGGAAACCAATTTCATCGGCTGAAATAGCGGAGACCGAAGTTAATAGCCTGAGGCAGGACAAGAAAGAAGAAACTCAAGAAAGGGTTCATGATGTTTCCTCTGTGTTGAATCCAATTGAGAATGTTGATACACAAGGGAGGGTGGCCAAATCCACATTGCTTAAGTCACTGAAGAACAATGATAAAGAAAACATCAACAATTCAGCAGTGGAGGACATAGCAATATCCCTCAGTCCAGAGCCAAATATGAAGCTCTCAAAACGCAAGGCAAGGCAGAAGGCGAATGATAACAAGCTAGAGATTGGCGTTGACACCAGCCTATCCAGCTGGTTGGTTGAACCCGAAGGCACGCCTGTTTCGGTGAACAACAGTTCAGTGGGAGAACAGACACCAAAGGGAGGTAGAGGATCCTCATGGAGTAATGAGGATAGACCAATTCTAGGAGCATTGACAATTGAAGAGATCAGGATGCATTCCCTATCAAGATCTTCAAGAAGGACTAGAAGCAAGAGCCCCGACGAGACCCCCATCATAGGTACTGTCGGCAGCTACTGGACTCATACTGGTCAGGACATGGAGTCAAGCTTGAACAACAGTGGAAGAAAG AGAGTTGTGGTGTTGCAGGATGCAAAACTGAAATCAAGTTCTTCAACATGTAAGACAAGACTAGAAAGAGCGTTCGAAGAAAGTGTTTGTGAAGTTTGA
- the LOC130935652 gene encoding uncharacterized protein LOC130935652 isoform X2 has protein sequence MMRCFLPTCFGSCKRSKRSNPTATQSLHSKIELQYELLNPSAEAAHASTPTKDEEERLGRRGEKKDERQGEGEGEQEFSESLFSLSIGSAKQISAAQNADTTEVNSPMQQQQLLLGVRDEDSEALGSSTPTVREKVQGNSSKPAGFFSSDKEADIEKPAEQQNCIAREEGGDVNGIQEESSESLFSLSTDYRKPISSAEIAETEVNSLRQDKKEETQERVHDVSSVLNPIENVDTQGRVAKSTLLKSLKNNDKENINNSAVEDIAISLSPEPNMKLSKRKARQKANDNKLEIGVDTSLSSWLVEPEGTPVSVNNSSVGEQTPKGGRGSSWSNEDRPILGALTIEEIRMHSLSRSSRRTRSKSPDETPIIGTVGSYWTHTGQDMESSLNNSGRKDAKLKSSSSTCKTRLERAFEESVCEV, from the exons ATGATGAGGTGCTTTCTACCTACTTGTTTTGGTTCTTGCAAACGCTCTAAACGCTCCAATCCAACTGCTACACAGTCCCTTCATTCCAA AATCGAATTGCAATATGAATTATTGAATCCAAGTGCTGAAGCAGCTCATGCGTCAACACCTACCAAGGATGAAGAAGAGAGACTTGGAAGAAGAGGTGAGAAGAAAGATGAACGccaaggagaaggagaaggagaacaAGAGTTTTCGGAGTCGTTGTTTTCTCTCTCCATTGGCTCCGCTAAACAGATTTCTGCTGCTCAAAATGCTGACACTACTGAAGTTAACAGTCCAATGCAGCAGCAACAACTTCTTCTTGGAGTTAGAGACGAGGATTCTGAAGCATTAGGATCAAGCACACCAACTGTTCGGGAAAAGGTTCAAGGGAACTCGTCCAAGCCGGCTGGATTCTTTTCATCCGACAAGGAAGCAGACATAGAAAAACCTGCTGAGCAACAAAATTGCATTGCCAGAGAAGAAGGTGGTGATGTCAATGGAATTCAAGAAGAGTCTTCAGAGTCGTTGTTTTCGCTGTCGACTGATTATAGGAAACCAATTTCATCGGCTGAAATAGCGGAGACCGAAGTTAATAGCCTGAGGCAGGACAAGAAAGAAGAAACTCAAGAAAGGGTTCATGATGTTTCCTCTGTGTTGAATCCAATTGAGAATGTTGATACACAAGGGAGGGTGGCCAAATCCACATTGCTTAAGTCACTGAAGAACAATGATAAAGAAAACATCAACAATTCAGCAGTGGAGGACATAGCAATATCCCTCAGTCCAGAGCCAAATATGAAGCTCTCAAAACGCAAGGCAAGGCAGAAGGCGAATGATAACAAGCTAGAGATTGGCGTTGACACCAGCCTATCCAGCTGGTTGGTTGAACCCGAAGGCACGCCTGTTTCGGTGAACAACAGTTCAGTGGGAGAACAGACACCAAAGGGAGGTAGAGGATCCTCATGGAGTAATGAGGATAGACCAATTCTAGGAGCATTGACAATTGAAGAGATCAGGATGCATTCCCTATCAAGATCTTCAAGAAGGACTAGAAGCAAGAGCCCCGACGAGACCCCCATCATAGGTACTGTCGGCAGCTACTGGACTCATACTGGTCAGGACATGGAGTCAAGCTTGAACAACAGTGGAAGAAAG GATGCAAAACTGAAATCAAGTTCTTCAACATGTAAGACAAGACTAGAAAGAGCGTTCGAAGAAAGTGTTTGTGAAGTTTGA
- the LOC130933059 gene encoding uncharacterized protein LOC130933059, with translation METNGIVHDGSIGGARREKREIGDKSVEDLAKYAHSPAHLAVARRDHVALQRIVSTLPRLAKAGEVNTEAESLAAELRADEVSAVIDRRDVPGRETPLHLAVRLRDPISAEILMAAGADWSLQNENGWSALQEAVCTREEAIAMIIARHYQPLAWAKWCRRLPRIIASAARIRDFYMEITFHFESSVIPFIGRIAPSDTYRIWKRGSNLRADMTLAGFDGLRIQRSDQTFLFLGDGYASEDGNVTLPPGSLIALSHKEKEITNALEGAGTQPTEAEVAHEVSLMSQTNMYRPGIDVTQAELIPHLNWRRQEKTEMVGNWKAKVYDMLHVMVSVKSRRVPGAMSDEELFAVEDGESMINGENNDEYDDVLTAEERMQLDSALRMGNPDMVCDDEEHGDSQENGSAATFENPEANGVVKEKKSWFGWNKKNIKSSSDDPEESKTLKKVSKFGSEGSNQKSSDQQKSASDLKEDNGDTRKGKDKSNKKKKKKGTATESKNESEYKKGLRPVLWLTPDFPLKTDELLPLLDILANKVKAVRRLRELLTTKLPLGTFPVKVAIPIVPTIRVLVTFTKFEELQPAEEFSTPLSSPAHFQDAKSKEPEGSTSWISWMKGSRGGQSSDSDSHRYKDEVDPFNIPSDYKWVDANEKKRRMKAKKARSKKNKKQTAARGSEGGALHQGTEDLEE, from the exons ATGGAAACAAATGGAATTGTTCATGATGGTAGTATAGGAGGGGCTaggagagaaaagagagagataggGGACAAATCAGTGGAAGATTTAGCTAAATATGCACATAGTCCTGCCCACTTGGCTGTTGCCAGGCGCGACCATGTTGCCTTACAGCGCATTGTTTCCACCCTGCCTAGGCTTGCCAAGGCTGGTGAGGTGAATACAGAGGCTGAATCTCTTGCCGCTGAGCTTCGAGCGGATGAGGTCTCTGCAGTTATTGATCGACGTGATGTTCCTGGCAGGGAGACCCCTCTTCACCTTGCAGTACGTCTCAGAGATCCAATCTCTGCTGAGATATTGATGGCTGCAGGCGCAGATTGGAGTCTTCAGAATGAGAATGGTTGGAGTGCTCTCCAAGAAGCAGTGTGCACCAGGGAGGAAGCAATTGCCATGATTATTGCGCGGCATTATCAACCTCTGGCTTGGGCTAAATGGTGTCGTAGACTTCCCCGCATCATTGCTTCGGCAGCTCGCATACGTGACTTTTATATGGAGATAACTTTCCATTTTGAGAGCTCTGTCATTCCTTTTATTGGACGCATAGCTCCTTCAGACACATATCGCATCTGGAAGCGTGGTTCTAATCTTCGTGCTGATATGACACTTGCTGGTTTTGACGGTTTACGCATCCAACGATCAGACCAGACATTTTTGTTTCTTGGAGATGGATATGCTTCTGAGGATGGTAATGTAACTCTGCCACCTGGTTCTTTGATTGCTCTTTCTCATAAAGAAAAGGAAATAACAAATGCTTTGGAAGGTGCTGGTACACAACCAACCGAAGCTGAAGTTGCTCATGAAGTTTCCTTGATGTCTCAGACAAATATGTATAGGCCGGGTATTGATGTTACGCAGGCTGAGCTTATTCCCCATTTAAATTGGAGGCGCCAAGAGAAGACTGAGATGGTTGGGAACTGGAAGGCAAAAGTTTATGACATGCTTCATGTGATGGTTAGTGTGAAATCAAGACGGGTGCCAGGTGCTATGTCAGACGAAGAGCTTTTTGCTGTGGAGGATGGAGAAAGTATGATAAATGGGGAAAACAATGATGAGTATGATGATGTATTGACTGCTGAGGAAAGAATGCAACTGGATTCTGCACTACGTATGGGGAATCCTGATATGGTGTGTGATGATGAGGAACATGGAGACAGTCAAGAAAATGGCTCAGCAGCTACCTTTGAGAATCCTGAAGCCAATGGTGTGGTTAAagagaagaagagttggtttgGTTGGAACAAGAAAAACATCAAGAGTAGCAGTGATGATCCTGAGGAGTCAAAAACTTTGAAGAAAGTTTCGAAGTTTGGCTCAGAAGGTAGCAACCAGAAGTCAAGTGATCAGCAAAAGTCAGCATCTGACTTGAAGGAAGATAATGGAGACACTAGGAAGGGAAAAGACAAAAgcaataagaagaagaagaagaaaggaacaGCCACCGAGTCTAAGAATGAGAGTGAGTATAAAAAAGGTTTAAGACCTGTCTTGTGGTTAACACCAGATTTCCCTTTGAAAACGGATGAGCTTTTGCCTCTACTTGACATCTTAGCAAATAAGGTTAAGGCTGTTAGAAGACTGAGGGAGCTTTTGACAACTAAGCTTCCTCTTGGAACTTTTCCCGTCAAG GTTGCTATCCCAATAGTCCCTACCATTCGGGTTCTCGTCACCTTTACAAAGTTTGAGGAGCTTCAGCCAGCAGAGGAGTTTTCAACTCCACTCTCCAGCCCAGCACATTTCCAGGATGCGAAATCCAAGGAACCGGAGGGTTCAACATCGTGGATTTCATGGATGAAAGGAAGTCGCGGAGGGCAGTCCAGCGACTCCGATAGTCACAGATACAAAGATGAAGTTGACCCTTTCAACATACCTTCGGACTACAAATGGGTGGATGCCAATGAGAAGAAACGCAGAATGAAGGCTAAGAAAGCCAGAAGTAAGAAAAATAAGAAGCAGACAGCAGCAAGAGGCAGTGAGGGTGGTGCTTTGCATCAAGGAACTGAAGACCTTGAAGAATAA